In Aegilops tauschii subsp. strangulata cultivar AL8/78 chromosome 3, Aet v6.0, whole genome shotgun sequence, one genomic interval encodes:
- the LOC141042932 gene encoding uncharacterized protein, whose protein sequence is MRLGLGTFDTAHEAARTYDAAVWHLWWPHRALNFPNVSTRERAYELTPLPWLIIDEDRRDYRRCEHRLSIIEMDEEAMAMWRQCFPQAIINEPEFYAQMREVGVLT, encoded by the exons atgcgcctcggccttgGCACTTTTGACACCGCCCACGAGGCCGCCCGCACGTACGACGCAGCGGTGTGGCACCTCTGGTGGCCTCATAGagcattgaacttccccaacgtgtcgacgcgggagcgggcgtaCGAGCTCACGCCTCTGCCTTGGCTTATCatcgacgaggatcgtcgcgactaCCGGAGGTGCGAGCACCGTCTCAGCATCAtagagatggacgaggaagccatggcgatGTGGCGCCAATGCTTCCCGCAGGCCATCATCAACGAGcccgagttctacgcgcaaatgagg gaagtgggggTTCTCACCTAg